The following proteins come from a genomic window of Notamacropus eugenii isolate mMacEug1 chromosome X, mMacEug1.pri_v2, whole genome shotgun sequence:
- the LOC140515797 gene encoding olfactory receptor 5D18-like, which produces MMISDRNQSAAVIFILLGFPEYPEFQILLFLLFLAIYMVTVMGNLGMIAIIIMNPKLHTPMYFFLKHLSFVDFCYSTTVPKLLENLVAEDRTISIPACITQFFFMANCALSDTFMLEVMVYDRFVAICNPPLYVVIMSQKRCTLFMAAGYSWGKLFSLLFTYTLLILSFCGTSIINNFVCEYSGILSASCSDKHFSQLILFIIANFNMLSTLMVIFTSYIFIFVTVMKMHSARARHKAFSTCASHLTAVGIFYGTVLFLYCIPNGKNSMLTIKVGSVFCAMVIPMLNPLIYSLRNKDMKETLGKLMDKKMISHWIITVITRINNSINKNSN; this is translated from the coding sequence ATGATGATCTCTGACAGAAATCAGAGTGCTGCAGTCATATTCATTCTCTTGGGATTCCCTGAGTACCCAGAGTTTCAGattcttctctttctgcttttcttggcCATCTACATGGTTACTGTGATGGGGAATCTTGGAATGATTGCCATCATTATAATGAATCCCAAGTTACACACTCcaatgtattttttccttaaacaCTTGTCCTTTGTGGATTTCTGTTACTCTACTACTGTACCAAAGCTGCTGGAAAATTTAGTTGCAGAAGACAGGACAATATCTATCCCTGCTTGTATTACACAATTTTTCTTTATGGCAAACTGTGCTTTGAGTGACACATTCATGTTGGAAGTGATGGTATACGATCGTTTTGTAGCCATTTGTAATCCCCCTTTATATGTGGTTATTATGTCCCAGAAACGTTGTACCCTCTTTATGGCTGCAGGGTACTCCTGGGGCAAACTCTTCTCTCTGCTATTCACCTACACTCTCCTTATATTATCTTTTTGTGGGactagcattattaataatttCGTCTGTGAGTATTCTGGCATACTCTCTGCCTCCTGCTCTGATAAGCACTTTAGTCAGCTGATACTTTTTATAATTGCTAATTTTAATATGTTGAGCACACTTATGGTCATATTCacttcttatatttttatttttgtaactgtTATGAAAATGCATTCTGCAAGGGCAAGGCATAAGGCGTTCTCCACTTGTGCCTCTCACCTGACAGCTGTTGGAATCTTCTATGGAACAGtccttttcctctactgtatACCCAATGGTAAAAACTCTATGTTGACCATCAAAGTGGGCTCTGTTTTCTGTGCAATGGTCATCCCTATGTTGAACCCGCTAATATATAGTCTGAGGAACAAGGATATGAAGGAAACACTCGGGAAGTTAATGGACAAAAAAATGATTTCTCATTGGATTATTACCGTCATCACCAGAATCAACAACTCCATAAACAAGAACAGCAACTAA